The following are encoded in a window of Rhodothermales bacterium genomic DNA:
- a CDS encoding iron ABC transporter permease: protein MFTRRSALALFIPVLLILLGYVLYPSLRTFSTTFQHGNLAEVFSSWRNANVRALINSISISLYSVLGAGVLGTALAYLFFRYDFPMRRTLMAIAALPLALPPLVGVLAFLFLYGESGILPRGVQMLFGLDEVPFAFEGLWAVWFVHVYTMYVYFYLFVTAALRGLDGSLLEASADLGAPASTTFRRVILPQLRPSLVSASLLVFMISMASFTAPLLFAGTESFLTTQIYNYKTNGDLNLSATVSTVLTFICLLFLVLIEWSNRRKHPAGAAKGVQAAALPVRSGWARTLLLAGAVALLLFLMLPIATVALISFAEEGSWTYQLLPQRYTIENYTALLADPNVLQPILNSLRMALLATAGNVVFGVAAALVIAKSGLPGRGLIRLLAALPFAIPGTVIAINLIVTFNQASPLSFGQILVGSFWILPLAYFVRHIPFVVRSTVASLENYDDRLTEASADLGARFGTTFRRIVLPAIGPGVLAGTLLTFVTALGEFVSSIVLYVYSNRPISVEILSQLRLYEFGSAAAYSVFLMVLIGASTLVVRRLGGQGSVGQTV from the coding sequence GTGTTTACCCGTCGTAGCGCCCTGGCGCTGTTTATCCCGGTCCTGCTCATCCTGCTCGGCTACGTCCTGTATCCGAGCCTGCGCACGTTTTCGACCACGTTCCAGCACGGCAATCTGGCCGAGGTCTTTTCCTCGTGGCGGAACGCCAACGTGCGGGCGCTCATCAACTCCATCTCGATTTCGCTGTACAGCGTTCTGGGCGCCGGCGTGCTCGGCACGGCGCTGGCGTATCTGTTTTTCCGGTACGACTTCCCCATGCGGCGCACGCTGATGGCGATCGCGGCCCTGCCCCTGGCCCTACCGCCGCTCGTGGGCGTGCTCGCGTTCCTTTTTCTCTACGGCGAAAGCGGCATCCTGCCGCGCGGCGTGCAGATGCTGTTCGGGCTGGATGAGGTGCCCTTTGCGTTCGAGGGACTCTGGGCCGTCTGGTTCGTCCACGTCTACACGATGTACGTGTACTTTTACCTCTTCGTCACCGCCGCCCTGCGCGGCCTCGACGGCAGCCTGCTGGAGGCTTCGGCGGACCTCGGCGCGCCGGCGTCCACCACGTTCCGGCGCGTCATCCTGCCGCAGCTCCGGCCTTCGCTCGTCAGCGCGTCGCTGCTCGTGTTCATGATTTCGATGGCCTCGTTCACCGCGCCGCTCCTCTTCGCCGGCACCGAGAGCTTCCTCACCACCCAGATCTACAACTACAAGACCAACGGCGACCTGAACCTGTCCGCCACGGTATCTACCGTCCTCACGTTCATCTGCCTGCTGTTCCTGGTGCTGATCGAGTGGTCCAACCGCCGCAAGCACCCCGCCGGCGCCGCCAAGGGCGTCCAGGCCGCGGCTTTGCCCGTCCGCAGCGGGTGGGCGCGCACCCTGCTGCTGGCGGGGGCCGTCGCGCTCCTGCTGTTTCTGATGCTGCCCATCGCCACCGTGGCGCTGATTTCGTTCGCGGAAGAAGGGAGCTGGACCTATCAGCTGCTGCCCCAGCGCTACACGATCGAGAACTACACCGCCCTCCTGGCCGACCCCAACGTGCTCCAGCCCATCCTCAACAGCCTGCGGATGGCGTTGCTCGCCACCGCCGGCAACGTCGTCTTCGGCGTCGCGGCCGCGCTGGTGATCGCCAAGAGCGGGCTGCCCGGGCGCGGGCTGATCCGCCTCCTCGCGGCCCTGCCGTTCGCCATTCCCGGCACCGTGATCGCGATCAACCTGATCGTGACCTTCAACCAGGCGTCGCCGCTGTCCTTCGGGCAGATTCTCGTGGGCAGCTTCTGGATCCTCCCGCTGGCGTATTTCGTGCGGCACATCCCCTTCGTGGTCCGTTCGACCGTCGCGTCGCTCGAGAACTACGACGACCGGCTGACCGAGGCGTCGGCCGACCTCGGCGCGCGTTTCGGCACCACCTTCCGCCGCATCGTGCTGCCGGCGATCGGCCCCGGCGTGCTGGCCGGCACCCTCCTCACGTTCGTCACCGCGCTCGGCGAGTTCGTCTCCTCGATCGTGCTCTACGTCTACTCGAACCGGCCCATCTCGGTGGAAATCCTCTCCCAGCTGCGGCTGTACGAATTCGGTTCGGCCGCCGCCTACAGCGTCTTCCTGATGGTGCTCATCGGCGCGTCGACGCTCGTCGTGCGCCGGCTGGGCGGTCAGGGTTCGGTGGGGCAGACGGTCTGA
- a CDS encoding DUF302 domain-containing protein, with protein MSYYFSKTLAMPLADAVEHVTAELKKEGFGVLTDIDIQATLKKKLDVDFRPYRILGACNPPFAHQALLAEPHIGLMLPCNVIVQETTPGQTDVSAVDPIASMQAIANPALQTVAEEVQRRLKTVIDRL; from the coding sequence ATGTCCTACTATTTCTCGAAAACCCTCGCGATGCCCCTGGCAGACGCCGTGGAGCATGTCACCGCCGAGCTGAAGAAAGAAGGTTTCGGCGTGCTGACGGATATCGATATCCAGGCCACCCTCAAGAAAAAACTCGACGTCGACTTCCGGCCCTACCGTATCCTTGGCGCCTGCAACCCGCCGTTCGCGCACCAGGCGCTGCTGGCGGAGCCGCATATCGGGTTGATGCTGCCGTGCAACGTGATCGTGCAGGAAACGACGCCGGGGCAGACGGACGTCTCGGCCGTCGATCCCATCGCGTCGATGCAGGCCATCGCCAATCCCGCGCTGCAAACCGTCGCTGAGGAAGTGCAGCGCCGGCTCAAGACGGTGATCGACCGGCTCTGA
- a CDS encoding serine/threonine-protein kinase, with amino-acid sequence MLPPACRNALALRRLLAPVTVMLETNEKPSFSRYTISSTLGTGGMGTVYRAHHEILDRPVALKVPKEEFTRDQIFVERFMREAKALGTLKHPHVVSVYDAGIEHGVPFIAMECVEGKTLAEIIRDGGVLPIEDIVRWGWQMADALAYVNKRGVLHRDLKSANVIINRAGAAVITDFGIARLEESSTQITRGMIGTPAYMSPEQARGQPIDARSDLYSLGIILYECLTGELPFADENALALIQKVINEAPPSLMRRRPDTPSWLRAVVYRCLEKKPARRYKSGQEMAEALRPFVSAEPSRLREETAMTVWSQPADTLVSPPHREAARHFTLAVANLARAIQLSGGKVRTSLHDGMTRTWHTFQQRTEMLPEPLPAPEHVTVVDEPVASRFAFGYRSIAVVLLLCLSFTALWGAVIAPGMKAADEVDTWGVYVSPVRPEAAYTPLPPQELSAGPGFVDDTPAEPEPATTPAPAVAGKPDTKNVSSSAARRRELIEQSRPVQINPLEPEPVNPGVAAVEAPAAPTRFAVLPSSIWTLKEQATPRAFERQLRSLLKNKQVAVLDPNDVEAPDAAYVFLVDQAGGSIPHMLAWRDQAWTDLKTGEGFVLTEYGFLPQSAAADTVGLGLEAYWVEHALNGVTQNKKRVGW; translated from the coding sequence ATGTTACCCCCCGCATGTAGGAACGCACTGGCTCTACGACGGCTCCTTGCACCTGTGACGGTAATGCTAGAGACCAACGAAAAGCCCTCGTTCTCGCGGTACACCATTTCTTCGACACTGGGTACCGGCGGCATGGGTACGGTCTACAGGGCCCATCATGAGATTCTTGACCGCCCCGTCGCACTGAAAGTACCGAAGGAAGAGTTTACGAGGGATCAGATTTTTGTAGAACGCTTCATGCGGGAGGCCAAGGCGCTTGGAACGCTGAAGCATCCGCATGTCGTCTCCGTGTACGATGCCGGCATCGAGCATGGGGTGCCGTTTATTGCCATGGAGTGCGTCGAGGGCAAGACGCTCGCGGAGATCATTCGGGATGGGGGCGTCCTGCCTATCGAGGACATCGTGCGCTGGGGATGGCAGATGGCGGATGCGCTGGCCTATGTGAACAAGCGCGGCGTGCTGCACCGCGACCTCAAGAGCGCTAATGTCATCATCAACCGCGCCGGCGCGGCCGTGATCACGGATTTCGGCATCGCCCGATTGGAAGAATCCTCCACGCAAATCACCCGGGGGATGATCGGCACGCCGGCGTATATGAGTCCGGAACAGGCGCGCGGCCAGCCGATCGACGCGCGGAGCGACCTCTACAGCCTCGGCATCATCCTCTACGAATGCCTCACGGGCGAGCTCCCCTTTGCGGATGAAAACGCGCTGGCCCTGATCCAGAAAGTGATCAACGAAGCGCCGCCATCGCTCATGCGCCGGCGTCCCGACACGCCGTCGTGGCTGAGGGCGGTCGTCTACCGCTGCCTCGAAAAAAAGCCGGCGCGCCGGTACAAGAGCGGGCAGGAGATGGCCGAGGCGCTACGCCCGTTTGTCTCCGCGGAACCGTCCCGCCTCCGCGAGGAGACGGCGATGACGGTGTGGAGCCAGCCGGCCGATACGCTCGTCTCGCCCCCGCATCGCGAAGCGGCGCGGCATTTCACGCTCGCCGTGGCCAATCTGGCCCGCGCCATCCAGCTCAGCGGCGGAAAGGTGCGCACGTCGCTGCACGATGGCATGACGCGGACGTGGCACACGTTTCAGCAGCGGACGGAAATGCTACCCGAACCGCTGCCCGCTCCGGAGCACGTCACGGTCGTGGACGAGCCGGTCGCCAGCCGGTTCGCTTTCGGCTATCGCTCTATCGCCGTCGTCCTCCTCCTCTGTCTCTCGTTCACCGCGCTCTGGGGCGCCGTCATCGCCCCGGGGATGAAGGCCGCCGACGAGGTCGACACCTGGGGCGTCTATGTGTCGCCGGTGCGTCCCGAGGCCGCGTATACCCCGTTGCCGCCGCAGGAGTTATCTGCGGGTCCGGGCTTCGTCGACGACACGCCGGCCGAACCCGAGCCGGCAACGACGCCCGCTCCGGCCGTCGCCGGCAAGCCGGACACGAAAAATGTCTCGTCCTCCGCCGCGCGTCGGCGCGAACTCATCGAGCAGAGCCGGCCCGTGCAGATCAATCCCCTGGAGCCGGAGCCGGTCAATCCCGGCGTCGCGGCGGTCGAAGCGCCGGCGGCCCCCACGCGGTTTGCCGTGCTGCCTTCGTCGATCTGGACGCTCAAGGAGCAGGCGACGCCCCGCGCTTTCGAACGTCAGCTCCGTTCGCTGCTGAAGAACAAGCAGGTGGCCGTGCTCGATCCGAACGATGTGGAGGCGCCCGATGCGGCCTACGTGTTTCTGGTGGATCAGGCCGGCGGCAGCATCCCGCATATGCTCGCCTGGCGGGATCAGGCATGGACGGACCTGAAAACCGGGGAGGGTTTTGTGCTGACGGAATACGGCTTCCTGCCGCAGTCGGCCGCCGCGGACACCGTGGGGCTGGGGCTGGAGGCGTACTGGGTGGAACACGCCCTCAACGGCGTGACGCAAAACAAGAAACGCGTGGGCTGGTAA
- a CDS encoding saccharopine dehydrogenase C-terminal domain-containing protein, whose translation MKIAVIGAGAIGSAIASDLSTRDDVAQIKICDSHARLLQELHARIDSPKLRSYQSDARDPRILSSVLMGCDVAIGCVPARLNPQISRLCLDLGVHFCDLGGDDDTLRAALALNAEAQSKSVWVVPNCGLSPGLVNILSRTGIAYFDTVKAVHIRVGDVPLHPEPPFNFRLSWSAEKILDDYTIPVQIIENGEVKTIAPLSNDEEIHFPEPFQTMEAFSTTGGYASLVDDFSGQIQTLDHKTIRWPGHANQMRFIIGLGFAQRQKIDARTHLTFRDVLVRRLRSRLGGDYQDAVLMRVMICGHKDGRDQTLVYEMVDFYDEETGLSAIQRCTSIPTATIACLLASRQMAGGGAAPAELAVPAHAFLKALADRGLKITTRWLEGHVNVATLA comes from the coding sequence ATGAAGATTGCCGTCATCGGCGCCGGCGCGATCGGCTCGGCCATCGCTTCCGACCTGAGCACGCGTGACGATGTGGCTCAGATCAAGATCTGCGATTCCCACGCACGCCTTCTCCAGGAACTGCACGCCCGCATCGACAGCCCGAAGCTGCGCTCCTACCAGAGCGACGCGCGCGATCCCCGCATTCTCTCCTCGGTCCTGATGGGGTGCGACGTCGCCATCGGCTGCGTGCCGGCCCGTCTCAACCCGCAGATCTCGCGCCTCTGCCTCGACCTCGGCGTCCATTTCTGCGACCTCGGCGGCGACGACGACACCCTGCGCGCCGCCCTCGCCCTCAACGCCGAGGCCCAGAGCAAATCGGTGTGGGTGGTCCCCAACTGCGGGCTCTCGCCCGGCCTCGTCAATATCCTCAGCCGTACCGGCATCGCGTATTTCGACACGGTCAAGGCCGTGCATATCCGCGTGGGCGACGTCCCCCTCCACCCCGAGCCGCCGTTCAACTTCCGGCTCTCGTGGTCCGCCGAAAAAATCCTCGACGACTACACCATCCCGGTTCAGATCATCGAGAACGGCGAGGTCAAAACCATCGCGCCGCTGAGCAACGACGAGGAGATCCATTTCCCCGAACCGTTCCAGACGATGGAGGCCTTCAGCACCACGGGCGGGTATGCGTCGCTGGTCGACGACTTCTCGGGGCAGATCCAGACCCTGGATCACAAGACGATCCGCTGGCCCGGCCATGCCAACCAGATGCGGTTCATCATCGGGCTGGGTTTCGCGCAGCGGCAGAAGATCGATGCCCGCACGCACCTCACGTTTCGGGACGTGCTCGTCCGCCGGCTCCGCAGCCGCCTCGGCGGCGACTACCAGGATGCCGTGCTGATGCGGGTGATGATCTGCGGTCACAAGGACGGCCGCGACCAGACCCTCGTGTATGAGATGGTGGATTTTTACGACGAGGAAACCGGCCTGTCCGCCATCCAGCGCTGCACGAGCATCCCCACGGCGACCATCGCCTGCCTGCTCGCCAGCCGCCAGATGGCCGGCGGCGGCGCCGCGCCGGCCGAACTCGCCGTGCCGGCGCATGCGTTCCTGAAAGCCCTCGCGGACCGGGGTCTCAAGATCACCACCCGCTGGCTCGAAGGCCACGTCAACGTCGCGACCCTCGCCTGA
- a CDS encoding SDR family oxidoreductase, with protein MDTFLSQRVVVVTGAGGRLAGYMLHALSDAGATLAAVERPGRAGALPAGAAGGFHQADVSREAGVVDVFAEIVAAYGRIDALIHTVGSWDGRPLTETSLAQWNGQIEANLTTAFLCMREAVRHMRGAGGRIVGIASAQGADRGVAEQAAYSASKAGVVRLIEAIAAEHRPDGIHAFALAPSMILYDGAGGAGVRAEQLAGLCLDLLRPEAAAMSGSVLRAYGDA; from the coding sequence GTGGATACCTTCCTCTCCCAACGCGTCGTCGTCGTCACCGGCGCCGGCGGACGCCTCGCCGGCTACATGCTCCATGCGCTGTCGGACGCCGGCGCCACGCTCGCGGCGGTCGAACGGCCGGGTCGTGCCGGCGCCTTGCCCGCGGGCGCCGCGGGCGGCTTTCATCAGGCCGACGTCAGCCGCGAGGCGGGCGTGGTCGACGTATTCGCCGAGATCGTGGCAGCCTATGGGCGGATCGATGCGCTGATCCATACCGTCGGCTCCTGGGATGGCCGGCCGCTTACCGAAACCTCGCTGGCCCAGTGGAACGGGCAGATCGAGGCGAATCTCACGACGGCGTTCCTCTGCATGCGCGAGGCGGTGCGCCATATGCGCGGCGCCGGCGGCCGCATCGTGGGCATCGCGTCGGCGCAGGGGGCGGATCGCGGCGTCGCCGAACAGGCCGCCTACTCGGCGTCGAAGGCCGGCGTGGTGCGGCTGATCGAGGCCATCGCGGCGGAGCACCGGCCCGACGGCATCCACGCGTTTGCCCTCGCCCCCTCGATGATCCTGTACGACGGCGCCGGCGGGGCCGGCGTACGCGCCGAACAGCTGGCCGGGTTGTGCCTCGACCTCCTGCGCCCGGAAGCCGCCGCCATGAGCGGGAGCGTGCTGCGGGCGTACGGGGACGCGTAG
- a CDS encoding DUF4440 domain-containing protein, giving the protein MKTIFPAVRTRRPIRFLSLVPLLAMTCYAGAGCASGRGAAADPAADRAAILRVLDEQVTAWNAGDIPRFMDGYWKSDSLRFASGGAVQQGWQQTLDRYRRSYPDRQTMGTLAFTLEDVRVLSPEWATVFGRFHLTRDASVGDARGLFTLMFRKFPEGWRIVSDHTSAG; this is encoded by the coding sequence ATGAAAACGATTTTTCCGGCTGTGCGTACGCGCCGGCCCATCCGCTTTCTCTCGCTCGTTCCGCTTCTGGCGATGACCTGTTACGCCGGCGCGGGCTGCGCCTCCGGCCGCGGCGCCGCCGCCGATCCGGCGGCCGATCGCGCCGCCATCCTGCGCGTGCTCGACGAACAGGTGACCGCCTGGAATGCCGGCGATATTCCCCGGTTCATGGACGGATACTGGAAGAGCGATTCGCTCCGCTTTGCATCCGGCGGCGCCGTGCAGCAGGGGTGGCAACAGACCCTCGATCGCTACCGCCGCAGCTACCCCGATCGGCAGACCATGGGCACGCTGGCCTTCACCCTGGAGGACGTGCGCGTGTTGTCCCCCGAGTGGGCCACGGTCTTCGGTCGTTTCCATCTCACCCGGGACGCTTCCGTCGGCGATGCACGGGGGCTCTTTACGCTGATGTTCCGAAAATTCCCGGAGGGCTGGCGCATCGTGAGCGACCACACATCGGCCGGCTGA